A single genomic interval of Geminocystis sp. M7585_C2015_104 harbors:
- a CDS encoding ATP-dependent Clp protease proteolytic subunit — translation MNAPIRAVTAPYRGDAYYRTPPPDLPSLLLKERIVYLGLPLVSPDEYKEQLGVDVTELIIAQLLYLEFDDPEKPIYLYINSTGTSWYGGEAIGFETEAFAICDTINYIRPPVHTICVGQAMGTAAMILACGTKGYRASLPHATIILHQARQGAQGQATDIQIRAREVLANKRMMIDILAEKTGQPRERIERDTDRMFYMTPQQALEYGLIDKILEPTKKLPVPLAGSNT, via the coding sequence ATGAATGCACCAATTAGAGCCGTAACCGCCCCCTATAGGGGAGACGCCTATTATCGCACACCCCCGCCGGATTTGCCATCCTTGTTGCTGAAGGAGAGAATAGTCTACCTAGGATTGCCTTTGGTTTCCCCAGACGAGTACAAGGAACAATTGGGGGTAGATGTGACAGAATTGATTATTGCCCAGTTATTGTATCTGGAATTCGATGACCCAGAAAAGCCTATCTATCTCTACATCAACTCCACTGGCACTTCCTGGTATGGCGGCGAGGCTATTGGCTTTGAGACGGAGGCCTTTGCCATCTGTGATACCATAAACTACATCAGACCTCCCGTTCACACCATCTGTGTTGGACAAGCCATGGGCACAGCTGCCATGATACTGGCTTGTGGTACAAAAGGCTACAGAGCGAGTCTACCCCATGCTACCATCATACTGCATCAAGCCCGTCAGGGGGCCCAAGGACAAGCTACAGACATTCAAATCCGGGCAAGGGAGGTGTTGGCCAACAAGAGGATGATGATAGACATCCTAGCAGAAAAAACTGGTCAACCCCGGGAAAGAATTGAAAGGGACACTGATAGAATGTTCTACATGACCCCTCAACAGGCCCTGGAATATGGCCTCATTGATAAAATACTAGAACCTACAAAAAAACTACCGGTACCATTGGCGGGAAGCAACACCTGA
- a CDS encoding DUF760 domain-containing protein: MMFDSNFFQYQSETKVRNTLVEYLQKQPPETLQRIAQSASPEVREIISYNVQGLLGVLPQEGFNVQIITDREKLAHLLASAMMTGYFLCQIENRKNLEENLANTDSL; this comes from the coding sequence ATAATGTTTGATTCTAATTTTTTCCAGTACCAGTCGGAAACCAAAGTGCGCAACACCCTAGTAGAATATCTCCAAAAACAACCCCCTGAGACTCTACAGAGAATTGCCCAATCGGCTTCCCCTGAGGTTAGAGAGATTATCAGCTACAATGTACAAGGTTTGCTGGGGGTATTACCCCAAGAGGGATTCAATGTCCAAATCATCACTGACAGAGAAAAACTCGCCCATCTCTTAGCCTCCGCTATGATGACAGGCTACTTCCTCTGCCAAATCGAAAACAGAAAAAACCTCGAAGAAAACCTTGCCAACACAGATTCTTTATAA